From the genome of Vicia villosa cultivar HV-30 ecotype Madison, WI linkage group LG2, Vvil1.0, whole genome shotgun sequence, one region includes:
- the LOC131646476 gene encoding leghemoglobin Lb5-10, which yields MGFTDKQEALVNSSWESFKQNLSGNSILFYTIILEKAPAAKGLFSFLKDTAGVEDSPKLQAHAEQVFGLVRDSAAQLRAKGEVVLGNATLGAIHVQKGVTDPHFVVVKEALLQTIKKASGNNWSEELSTAWEVAYDGLATAIKKEMN from the exons atgggtTTTACTGATAAGCAAGAGGCTTTAGTTAATAGTTCATGGGAGTCATTCAAACAAAATCTTTCTGGCAATAGTATTTTGTTCTACACTAT TATACTCGAGAAAGCACCTGCAGCTAAGGGCTTGTTCTCTTTTCTTAAAGACACAGCTGGAGTAGAGGATAGTCCTAAACTTCAAGCCCATGCTGAACAAGTATTTGGTCTG GTGCGTGACTCAGCTGCTCAACTCCGAGCAAAAGGAGAAGTAGTCTTAGGAAATGCTACATTAGGTGCTATTCATGTTCAAAAGGGAGTTACTGATCCTCATTTTGTG GTGGTTAAAGAAGCTTTGCTGCAAACAATAAAGAAAGCATCTGGAAATAATTGGAGTGAAGAATTGAGCACGGCTTGGGAAGTAGCTTATGATGGATTAGCAACTGCAATTAAGAAGGAAATGAATTAA
- the LOC131646477 gene encoding leghemoglobin Lb5-10-like, whose protein sequence is MGFTDKQEALVNSSWESFTQNLSGNSILFYTIILEKAPAAKGLFSFLKDTAGIEDSPKLQAHAEQVFGLVRDSAAQLRAKGEVVLGNATLGAIHVQKGVTDPHFVVVKEALLQTIKKASGNNWSEELSTAWEVAYDGLATAIKKAMN, encoded by the exons atgggtTTTACTGATAAGCAAGAGGCTTTAGTTAATAGTTCATGGGAGTCATTCACACAAAATCTTTCTGGCAATAGTATTTTGTTCTACACTAT TATACTCGAGAAAGCACCTGCAGCTAAGGGCTTGTTCTCTTTTCTTAAAGACACAGCTGGAATAGAGGATAGTCCTAAACTTCAAGCCCATGCTGAACAAGTATTTGGTTTG GTGCGTGACTCAGCTGCTCAACTCCGAGCAAAAGGAGAAGTAGTCTTAGGAAATGCTACATTAGGTGCTATTCATGTTCAAAAGGGAGTTACTGATCCTCATTTTGTG GTGGTTAAAGAAGCTTTGCTGCAAACAATAAAGAAAGCATCTGGAAATAATTGGAGTGAAGAATTGAGCACGGCTTGGGAAGTAGCTTATGATGGATTAGCAACTGCAATTAAGAAGGCAATGAATTAA